TGCAAAATTTAACACAACCCCATTATTTAATCGTAAAGGttgatttatacttctgtgtCTGACCTACGCCAGAGCCTCTGCACCGTAGACTATGCATCTGTTTTCATTTACACTTCTGTGCCGTTGTCCGCATCGTAGTGCATGCAGACTACTGATAGGCGGTGTCCACGGTCATGTTGAGTATCAAGGTCAAAGCCAAAGAAGAAGCTGTTTGTCATGTACTTTGACAGAAAAGCTTACAAATAGAGGTGGCAGCAAATAGGTAACCACAAACAAATTATAGCGCTTGCAGTCTGGGTAGAATAGACCTTTTCAAAGAGGTGCGCTTCAGGCTGCATTGTACAGGCTACACACCCTACGCCCTACCTACGGCATACAcaacgcagaagtataaatcagcagTCTTCAGGAATGTTTGAAAATTGAAACTTAACTCTGCAAAAGAGTGGTCCTCCAGTACCAAACCTGCCCATCCCAGATCCATAAGATAGGATAGGGTATAGATCATACATCTAGTTGattttgatgctttaaatgtttaaattgttttatctCTATTTTTTCCCTAGACCTAACGGCACTGAAAGAGGCTAACCATGAACTTAATGAAAAAGAAGAGACAAAACATTATAATTCCACTGTAGAAAAGCCTCGTACCTgtcaagagtgtggaaagagtttcagtcataaaggaagccttaatgtccacatgagaattcatactggagaaaagcctcatacctgtcaagagtgtggaaagagtttcagtcgaaaagaaaaccttacagtccacatgagaattcacactggagaaaagccttacacctgtcaAGAGTGTGGAAAGGGTTTCAGTCACAAAGTACACCTTGAAatccacatgagagttcacactggagaaaagccttacaacTGCagacagtgtggaaagagtttcagacatAAAGGAAGCCTtatagtccacatgagaattcacgtTAGAGAGAACCCATTCAATTgcaaacagtgtggaaagagtttcagtcaaaaaggaaAACTCAAAatccacatgagagttcacactggagaaaagcttcacacctgccaacagtgtgaaaagagtttcagtcgaaaagaaggCCTTATAGCCCACATGataattcacactggagaaaagccttacacctgcactCTGTGCGGGAATGGCTTCACACAGGAATGTAGCCTCAGGcaacacatgagaattcacactggagagaaacctttcacctgccaacagtgtggaaagagattCATTCGAAAAGCAAGCCTTACAgcccacatgagagttcacactggagaaaagctttacacctgccaacagtgtggaaagagtttcattcgAAAAGAAGGCCTTATAGCTCACATGAgcactcacactggagaaaagccttacacctgcactCTATGCGGGAATGGCTTCACACAGGAACGAAGCCTCAGGcaacacatgagaattcacactggagagagcctGTTCACCTGTCAACAGTGCGGAAAGGGTTTCAGTGAGAAAGGAAActttaaagtccacatgagaactcacactggagaaaagccttatacctgccaacagtgtgaaaagagtttcagtcaaaaacGACACCTTATAGtacacatgagagttcacactggagaaaagcttTAAGCCTCATTTACGCTGCACGCGGCTACTGAAGCCGATACACGGCCACTTTAGTCAATGCTCGTATTTAAACCAGCCGTGCTGTGGTGCATTTCAGAAGTGTCCCAGGCTATTTTTGATGGATTCCATTGCCTCTTCACTATATATCTATTCACTatataaagaatatatatatatatatatatatatatatccttttTGAATGATTGCATGAGTGATTATAATAAGTGTGATAAACAATAATCAATATGTAACCtcttattatttgagtgaaatatTTCATAAACAACCATAGAATGATTACGTGGCTGTTGAAATGTTCCTATCAGGAGATCTTCTGATATCTGTGTCTTTGTCTGTTCATTTGGTGACTCTCTCAACATGTGTccagtaggggtgtaacggtacacgtatttgtaccgaaccgtttcggtacagggctttcggtacggtgcacgtgtgtaccgaagcattacattgcaaccaatattcaccaccaataaccgcaataagctctgcgttttgttactttcgataagaaacaaagtatcatccttcaaattctgtccacgaaatcatgaagtttaaacagaaaatgccattttgacgtactttgatgtggggtgacagatcactgtacaggcgcctcagttcaaccggcagcgcggagcgcaagtgaatgtgttcatctcttcctccttaatactagttacagaataaacatgaaagaacatctgaaggtatgttgcaagattcagtacaacttactgaaacggtcatatctcatgtaatcgctcattcagtgtttcaacggtggaaagacatcaatgaaagcttccgtattcaacaatatgtcatgatgcatttacctcagaaaagccattcagtgttcacagcttgttagttcgctatagagaaatgaactctttcgcttaatatatgcactgtattagccaatatattcattattttacttaatcttttagatcctgattaggctatctattagaaatgattatatttcaacaacgaattggagtaaaaacttttagaagttaatgcaaaaactgccttaggtgcagcttacaggtttgcatacaatttgttatttgagtgttgattattttatctaaaaataaaaagcaattgaatttaggctaatagtttgggcttctttcaagttGGGGCTAcctacatagtttatagcattagcagagatctttttttttttgtccttaagaaacttttagttttaatttaatttaatatatttaaagacaaaaacacatttttttcagtaaacctctgtttaataataaaaaaaagcaattttatgtttagttttctctccacctgctgtactgaaaactgtaccgaaccgtgacttcaaaactgaggtacgtaccgaaccgtgagttttgtgtaccgttacacccctagtgtcCAGCCATAGATCCATGTTTCACTAACACCCTGCACAGCTAGGTCGCAAAAGGTCACTCCAGCTACTGGACTACATGACTCTCTCTTATTTCACAGTGTTATCCTGTCTCTATGTACTTCATCaaagaataaacatgaatattATACGTAATTCTCCTCAGAACTAGAACATGTTATCTTATGTTTTGAGAAACCTTCCTGTTTATAGTTGGAGCCTGGGCAGACTTCaaccttgaagaagctgtgtatctgtgtatgtgtgctaATATTCTGTGCAGGTTCTGACAATTGGCAGTTCGGCTGGAGACTGAGAGACGCCACTTCATGACCCAGAGGGACATACAGTCCCTAAATCCAGGGTTCCCTTGTCAGCATCCTGATGCATGGAGATATGCTTCTTACTATCTGTCCATGTGTGGAAGATTTCTAATCTTGTCTATCTTCCCATAGCCAATCAGAATAAATTTTACCTTagtaatgacgtagttagtagactctgttagagtataattggtgtgaaaaatgtgaatgtacgcagagcggcctacgaactccttgtgagacttgaagctgacttctgctgatgaaactgcaaactattcttcagtaAAATTTCTTCAATTGATTACATTTCTGACTCCTGGTCTCTCATTCAACATATCTGGTCAAGGTCCTAAAACTGTTTATTCCCAACAGAACACATGaatattcacactggagagaagccttttacatgtgatcagtgtggaaagactttttaaagATAAGACTAATTAAAGATAAAAGACAGATTTAAAGATAACCTTAAGGTCCACATGAAAATTCACTCGAAAGAGAACTCTTTTAGAAGTCATCACTGTGGAAagagcagaggtgtaaagagtacctgaaaaccataattgagtaaaagtacagataccttacaGCAAAAATTATTTCATTACAAGTTTCAAGTCACCATTTCTAATacaacttgagtaaaagtcttggAGTATCTGAGACTTTAACAGTGCTTTAACAGTATTTGTGGCGAGCCGGGTGGGCGAAAGCCATGAGGGAACGGAGCGAGCCCGGTAAGGCGAGTGTTAACAATGTTCACCTGCGAGTCgcaccggcctcgagtctctcatggaggagctccggaagcataaaaggaggagtgacaacagtgaaggacgagagaggaccaggcctggactttattttatgtttggttatgtttgtgtggccggcagacgtccacACATACGTCTACCTTTGAGGCTCTGTATGAGTTGATGTTACTAGAACAATTTAAGAATACTTTAACTGAAGATGCGGCTGTTTTTATAACAGAACGAAAAATTAAAACTGTAGAGGAGGCTTCGGTTCTCGCTGATGAATATGTTCTGACACACAAAGGTGAAGTTAGGAAAAATCGTTAGCATTGTACAGAGAATTCTTTAGAGAATGTTGAGTCCTTTTCATTTGGTGGTGGTAAGCCTGTGAGAAAAGTAAAGTCCCCCGTTGAGagagtcaagtcacctttatttatatagcgctttttacaatgcagattgtgtcaaagcagctttacattgataactggtatataatttgggctgcacagcagctcttaaagaatagtgtcaatgcaggcagatcaaaagcactgtttaataaatgtcaagaatactgttgaatatcaaatgtcaagtgtccccaactaagcaagccaaaggcgacagcggcaaggaacccaaactcaacaggtgacatcaggtggcagataggtgttaaaatggagagaaaaaaaccttgggagaaaccagcttagtcggggggccagttctcctctggcgaagagtgctttgttacgattcagattgctatcataagtctgataggatcgcaacattcaaacgCCGGTATGGActgtttgttgaggaactgtgctactggctgtcatGCCGATGAgaccttcacaatggatgatctagtcgactcaatctctgctgatacttcagggctgcgttgtggtcgtgtcaaggtgCAGGTCCTCTGTCTCATCTGGATACGGCCCTGATCcagttgactacggtaaacctcgggataaacagaaaaactaatattagcgtagatgccattcttcatctgatgtaacgagtacatctcgtgttataggaagtgttcccggttccggctgacctaatttatgcagcctaataatcctttaatggatttgaaaatataaattgataatgtgttatgtgtatgccaggttaaagagatgcgtttttagtctagatttaaactgacagagtgtgtctgcttcccgaacaatgctaggaagattatTCCAGAGGTATATCCTGTGGATGGCAAAGGTCTATTCTGTCTATGTTTGTTTTGGCTATCCAGGGAGTGTGCATGATGCCAGAGTGCTACGaccaacctggtctcatgggaGAGACGTACTAGTGGGCACGTTTTCGCGAGACACAAAATTACGTACTGGCGCGTACGTCTGGCTGCAGTTTCCGACAGAAACGAACGCTAGAGGCCGGCAAAACGTCGATGAGCGCTTTTGCTCGTTTTCACGCACGGTTTGGACGACGGCCGGGGTCGGATTATGGATTCGTAAAGACTCGTTTTGGCTTTTCCTCGCGCGATATCACGTCACGGCTTCCAAACGCATCCGACCGGAGTGCCCGATTTGTAAACTAACGTACTTTGGACTTTCCGGCTCTACGCGTTTCGCTTTTTTTGACCGTGAccaagcttgctcggtagctcgGCCGATACGGAGTTGGACTTACGGCGAGGAGTCGACTCCCCCTGCCCGGGTACGAATCCCGTGAAAGGCGACTGACagcataaaaaagaaaaagaaaaaaagcgaGAGCTCAAAGAGAGATCTAAACGAGCTGAAAAACGGACGCTTCTTACGGCgcgtttgcttttgttaacgctatcgggtaggtttaggcgtAGCGTCGgtgggaagttattttaaaacgcaACGGAGCGCAAATGTCAAATCGAGAACCGCGGCGATTCGTCTAAAAAGCAACGTCATAAAAACAAAGTACCGCATTCACCCTTTTATCTGCTccggccaaaaaaaacaaaaaaaaaacacgcttTTGGCAccgctcagtggacatttcacaGCGAAACTGCAGCGATATGTACTCACCGGTACGTATTTCGCGACTCGCGAAAACGTGCCCACAGGTACATTTTcgtcatgagaccaggttggaaGAATACAatgaatttaaaggtgccctagattgtaaaattgtaaaaaaaaaaaaaaaaaaaaaatgaggtgTACTCTCATTCCTAGATGTACAACATTCTTTCCACACAGCAGGATCTTTCAGGAGAGCTGTTAATGTGTCTTTTATGGGAAAATACTGGGCATGTCGCTCCTTTCTGTTTTCATCAATCCcccaaaaaatgcattttggaTGCACATAAGAAAATCTTCCTCAAAGTACTGTTTTCTCTGTTATCCGTGCCATCTTGGGTTTTCAAAACTTGGGTTTTCTGTCTCAGAGAGTGTAATTTTTGTTTGAAGAGATACTTTTAGTCGATTCTTTGTGTACTGCTGGCACACTCCACTGAGCTTATTAATCTCTTCTATGATTAACTGTACTGTGGAGGAAGGGATCAGGTGCTTCGCCTGCAAATTCATGTGAAACATGGACAGATTTCTCATATATAAGCTCTTCATTTGTGCAGGGTCTAGTATATCCTCCTCACCCCATCATCATCTGCTCCTTCATCTGAGTGGctttcatcagagaactgaGACTCACTAGAAACTGAAGGAAGACCGTATGCACAAGAGACATGCAAAGCTGTAGAGTATTTGTGCTTTCTAGAAAGGTGGGACGTGAAGGACGATTTCACTGAAAATGATCGATCACAGTTTCTGAAGGGGCAATTCACCTGCTCTCTTTTTGAAGTGTGAAATTTGAGGTGATCCAAAAGATCTGAAAGATCAATCAACTGTTTCTGACAGTTGGTAAAGTCACATGTGAAGGGTCCCTGCAGAGACTCGCACTGTGACGCAGCAGATGACTGCGGATGATGAATGTAAACATGACATTTAAATGTGTTGTAATTTCTGAAGCATAACTTGCAACCTGCATAGAGGTAATGTGCCTTATTTCTGTGTAGCCCTTGATGTTGTACATGACCTTTTAGGGTTTTCACAGAAACACCACAACTATTACAAGTGTAATCTGCAAACATCTTTATATGGTGCAATGATCACCTTTTGCCCCTGATCTTGACTTTGTCAGCTCTCACAATTTATCTGCAGTGTTGAGATCACAAAGGATCACTACAAATAAGAAGACGACGAGTACATTCATCTTGCGAAATATCTGAGCTTCATTTTACATTCATGCTTAAAATGATCCAGGCTTTATCCATGTATGGAGACGAAGAGCTAAAAACAGCCACCAAATCCAGAGCAGAACAGCCACCAACAGGAATGATCTGTTTTTGTAGGGAGCAACAAATGCCTAGAAGCTGGTGCTCCGAATCATCCTGTCACctgtaaaaaatacagacacaacacacaaaacaaGGAACGGCCAACAGGGGTGTCACAGCAGGAAGAGACAAAAACAAGCATGTAAGTGTATGGGACatgttaagaataaaaaaaagtccAAAGTAATATATTGAAAAATGCATTATATCTAAAGTACTGAATGCTATCTGTGTAACCAGATAATCCCTATCAGTTTATGTGTTCCTGTTTCTGTATGTGCTTCAGTGACTGCGGAAACGTGACAGAAAGTGATGTGGGAGACAGTAATTGGTCTCCACTTTTGGAGCAAGACAATGAATGCTCATCTTCTTTTGAAAAGCTAAACTTCTTACttatttctttaaataacattctctTTGTAGGTTACActtgtgtttatttaaagtgtttttaCAGTCTCACCTCCAGGATGTGTTGCCTGACAGTGACGCCACAATCACAAGTCATCTGCTAAAGCCTGAGACTCAGCAGCCTGAATGCAAATCAGCGTTTCCTGATCACAAGgtaattctaaatatatattataaagtaaaaGATATAATTTACcttgttacatttttattaagggTTTACTTTGTGTTGATGatcatgcactgtaaaaaatgtattgtcaaattaacagtaacttactggAAACAATTATCCAGTAGTTGCTGTATTTCATTCAACAGTAAAATTACCGTAACACTAACTACAGTAGTGTTTAGCTTACTGTAAAATTGAATAAAGGATTTTACCGTATTTTTTTACCATGTCAAAGTACAGTATTATActgttgattttaaataatactGTATAGTATTATACAGTTATGAAATGttactttaatttatttcataGTTCTACTGTATAACCTTTAGAATTTGTAGAAAACCTGTAAAAGTGCTATTTCAACTGTTGATGGGAAGGATAGGAAGAATAACAACTGAAGTTTTAACTAGAcaaaaacagtttattttaaatttttaaacaatacattagtaaaatataatgacaTGTAACAATAAAAATCTAACTAacaatttataattaaaatcacaaaacaatacattagtAATAGCATTataatacatcaataaaatgttttaaaaaactaGACTAACTAACAAtttataattaatcattaaaatcacataatacattagtaataataatagcatataatacaacaataaaaaacaagACTAAAGAACAATttataattaagaattaaaatAACAGTGACATATAATGCAAcaataaaaatctgtttttaaacATGACTGATTAacaatttataattaataattaaaatcagTGAACAATTTGTGCTAAAATGAATAGGTAAAATACAAACTTACATAACacagtagaaaaaaagaaagaggctgAACAAAGAAAGAAGGTGAGGATGAAGGCCAGGGGAGGAGGGCTGGTGTCACTTTGAAAAAGTCGCACCTGATAATCCTGCAAGAAATGATAAACACAAATCAATCATTGGGGCCAAACATACAACTAATCATCAAGAAACTCTCATTATCAACACTTTTAAATGATGGGCAAAATCTTgtgccatcctaggtgtatatgactttcttctttctgatgaacacaatcagagatatattaataaatatcctaagctttataatggcaatgaACAGGAACAATGAggatgaagctgaagaaagtgtctccatccacattcatccatcataaacctACTCCACACAACTCCGCGGGGTTAATTAAGGCCTTCTTATGcgaagtgatgtgtttgtgtttaaaaaaatccatatttaacaagctaTGGAGTAAAATATCTAGCCAAACTGCCTTCCGCATTCAACTTACAAAgtaagtgtaaaactctcgccgttcaaaaagcttacgctacgtcctacgcaTTCCCTATTTAACTTACGGGAAAAGGGTAACTGACGTGAtgccagttctgttttttttgtaaCTTGAATATAGAAGGCTGTCTGGCAGAAgcaagatatttttgtttaaatatggatttttttttttaacacaaacgcatcgcttcgcttcggaaggcctttattaatcccactggagccgtgtggagtacgtttatgatggatggatgtggatagaAGCAGCTTCATACTAGTTGGTATCagtcactgccattataaaacttGGATTCGTCAggatattaattaatatatctccgactgtgttcatcagaaagaagaaagtctatggatggcttgagggcgagtaaagcttggactaattttcatttgaaagtgaactaatcctttacaaGTAATTCACATTGTGATGTATCTGGTTTCCAAAACAGAAAGCAATAATGTCAATGTTAAATTTACCTCAGGAAAGACATTTAATGAATATAAATTGATATGATATGactgatttgaaacattttatCAAGATCGTTTTTGGCCATTTCAATCAGCCCTATGAAACACAGATGAGTGTAAACTCCATGAATGAAATGAGCACAGCACAACTGCAAAGCAAATAACTGCATTGCCGTTTCTGTGTGCTTTTCAGAAATCAGGTATTTTTTTACTCTAAACTTGTTTAAAGAAATGTTACagttataattaaaaaatacaaattctgtGAGTTATACAAGGCATATTTGTTAAATGAAAACTGTAAAGGGAacagaattacattttaaaacagacTTCTAATTTTTTCACAAACTTTTGGTTTTTATAGGTGCGTGATTTCACATAGAGCAGCTGTTACTACACAGAGCCGTGGTTCACAAACAAGCTGCGCAAATCCAAGCTTATAATGAACGTGGATTTGCGCAGTTTGTCTGTGAACCAGCTTGTCAGCTGCTCTATATGAAATCACACACATGATGGAATTTACCGCTGATTagagaaccggctttactgacgagaTGTGCATTAATCATCGGCTGATATATATTGTGCACCCCTAATTTACTCAACCTgaagtcgttccaaacctgtatgaattgctggtctccattgacttccatagtcaATGGGGACAAgcaattcatacaggtttggaataactgTAGGGTACGTAAATGATAACATTTTTGGTCCTCAAAAATAAGATTATGTTATTGTCTACTTTTATAGTCtacttttttattgtattttttattgtaatctaATTTCCCAACAGTACATTACAAAggaaaaactgtgtttgtgatACATGTGAACCTGAAGGGCAGTGGCAGTCCTAAAGCTACAAGGGCATGTGACAAGCCCACAAGAAAATCTAAAGTTGGCAAGATTCCTGTGTTCTTTGACATGCCTGACAAACACAGTAATAGTCTCCGCAGAGAAACCACACCGTTTGCAAGAGAAACCCATTTCTAAAGATGGAGATAACATAAATTTCCTCAGTGAGCCAGGTTTGGTCCAAGGTATAGTAGTAAGATAAATAGATTTGAATTACAATTCACCAATTGTCAAGATGATCACACCTGTGGACAAAAGAGAACAGACAGTTAAAA
The window above is part of the Chanodichthys erythropterus isolate Z2021 chromosome 3, ASM2448905v1, whole genome shotgun sequence genome. Proteins encoded here:
- the LOC137006784 gene encoding gastrula zinc finger protein XlCGF57.1-like; this translates as MVFIKEETEDLFIKEEETEDMKIEFNKEEFEDMKIEETFSVKHEDTEEQTDLTALKEANHELNEKEETKHYNSTVEKPRTCQECGKSFSHKGSLNVHMRIHTGEKPHTCQECGKSFSRKENLTVHMRIHTGEKPYTCQECGKGFSHKVHLEIHMRVHTGEKPYNCRQCGKSFRHKGSLIVHMRIHVRENPFNCKQCGKSFSQKGKLKIHMRVHTGEKLHTCQQCEKSFSRKEGLIAHMIIHTGEKPYTCTLCGNGFTQECSLRQHMRIHTGEKPFTCQQCGKRFIRKASLTAHMRVHTGEKLYTCQQCGKSFIRKEGLIAHMSTHTGEKPYTCTLCGNGFTQERSLRQHMRIHTGESLFTCQQCGKGFSEKGNFKVHMRTHTGEKPYTCQQCEKSFSQKRHLIVHMRVHTGEKL